In Salvia miltiorrhiza cultivar Shanhuang (shh) chromosome 4, IMPLAD_Smil_shh, whole genome shotgun sequence, the DNA window CTCATCAAAATCTTTTCGTTTTTTTTCTAAACTACATCACTACAAGCACCTTATAATATTGAAGCAATGCGATTTTTACCTATATTGAAACCATTATATTCCATGACCGAATCATCAGGTCTGGTATTTGCTTTGCTCTCAAACTCCATAGTGTAAGACATACCAGAGCATCCACCTTGTTTGACACCAATCCTAAGGCAAAGATCTTCATTTCGCTCGGATCTCATTTTATTTAAGTGCGTCAATGCATTGTCCGTCAAAGCGATAGCAGGTGCTAGACCCCCAGCTGCTGATGGAGCTAGAGCGTACCAAAAGgatatcaaaattcaaattaatctCCTAATGTTTATTGTTTAATCAAGTTAGGGTCAATAGTAGTCTTTAGTTTATCTCTTCATATAAAAGGAAACCAAATTCTATTGTGGTTAACAAAAGCCAATAAACTCAATCAAAATATAAGGCATACATGATAGTCTAAtgctaataaaaataaaaggttaaAAGATACAAATTAccggaaaaaaaataaaaattcctaTTAGGAAACGAGATTATGAAGTTTGGATGAGGGATCAACTTTCTTGGACACACTTCTTAGTTTCATTCTAGATTCAAACACAATACTCAGCTTGTTACTTAATCTACATTAGATAATATTGGTAGGTGATTCAGAAAAAAACATATTATGAACTTCATAACTTGACAACAGATATAACCCAGCAACACCAAAAGCACAAAGTTAATTTTTTAACCTATAATCCTTCGAGCCAATGGATTCTTCTTGCCATTCAAGgcaaaacaaaggaaacaaCACCACAATACCACAAACCACCGTAACAAATAATCAAATCCTCCACAAAAAGAATCTTACAGTAAATTAAAAGTTTCTAGGTATATGTTCAAGAACAATAACTGATGAGTACTGATGCATAGAATTCGGTTTAAATTAAAGATCCAAGAATAAACCAGACACCAAGGAAAACCTAACATAATCCCTAATTTAAACAGAAAACACCAACTAAAGCTAAAACAGCATACATATCGAACTTTCCAAATTAGGCTCCTTACTACAACAAGACTTACTACTCTTTTCGAtcgattttaatcaatttttagcTGCCCAATAATTCATCCCAGCAAACAGTTGCTTTTCATTCTCGATAATTTCAAGATTATCAGAACAAGGAATACGTAAAATTTCAATCGGCAGAACGATAGACCACTTATCACTTCAATAACCCAAAAGCAGGAAAAGCAAAAGGTTAGAAATTGGACAAACTCATAATTACATCGGGCGTAAAGAAGAAATGTTTGTACCTTCCACAGACGCAGACCTAATTGACAAAAGGGGTCTCTTGCGGTTGAGAAATGAAGGGGAAAACCGAAAGGAGagagaggaggaagaagaagggaGGGAAGAAAATCGAACTGGGCTTGAAGATTTGTGTAAGCGAGAAACTGTTAGAGATTGCAGAGATTGTGAGGAAGCCATATTTCTGCTCAAAATTGATAGTTTCAGGTACAAATCGACAAATACAATGAGGAAATCAAGAATACCAAGAAATAAATTCTTGTGTGTAGCTAGTGGCACGCGGGTTTAGGTTGTTGAATTTTGAGGGAAATTTGATTTTAGTGTATTTAATTgattctaattttttatttgtgtgtGGCTCTAAAATATTATAGGGGGAATAATAACCACTGGAAAAACAAGATACTGTATTTTGTtttgtccttttttttttttttttttttccttctcaaGTATTGACAAATATGAACACTCAACACAAAAATGACACTGGTGATGACTTATTTCAATCATTTAGTTTCAAGTACTTAGAGTATCTCCAATGCTCGTTGCGAAGGAGGCGTCAACCCGGTGCTTCCTCAGCTGCGCCACGTTGGAGAACCAGGGGGGGTCGAAGTCGATGCTTAGCGGAGACTCGGGGCGAAGAGGAGAAATGGTTAGAGGACGCgccccatttaaaaaaaaaaattgaaatttgctTAAATCTGAAGCTCGAAAATTTGAGATTGCTCGAAAATTTGGGGTAGAAAGAGATAGTGGGGCGATGGGTGGGTTGAGTAAATAACCATTTTTAttgtttgttttcttattttggtttttaattattttaattttttcacaaGATGTTTAGTTATtgcaatatttttaattttaaaattccatattttattttaattgatgcaatattgaatatttaattttaataaaattttaaattttaataaaatttaaattatataatttatttattatttaaataatgtaatttttatttttattgtaatgttgaattttaattttaatgaaattaatttggaatttaaaaataaaagtgtaaatatgtgaattttgtggaaatgaggatTTAAGAAACACTCTAAGACCCAATGCATTGGAGaagggtgtgtcttaggtggggaccaccatctaagaccCCCACTAAgcaccaatgcattggagatgctcttatggGGT includes these proteins:
- the LOC131021700 gene encoding iron-sulfur assembly protein IscA, chloroplastic; the protein is MASSQSLQSLTVSRLHKSSSPVRFSSLPSSSSSLSFRFSPSFLNRKRPLLSIRSASVEAPSAAGGLAPAIALTDNALTHLNKMRSERNEDLCLRIGVKQGGCSGMSYTMEFESKANTRPDDSVMEYNGFNIVCDPKSLLFLYGMQLDYSDALIGGGFNFKNPNATQTCGCGKSFAAEM